A region from the Desulfoglaeba alkanexedens ALDC genome encodes:
- a CDS encoding selenium metabolism-associated LysR family transcriptional regulator: MDLRRLEVFCKVVELGSFTKAADAVLLSQPTISEHIRTLEETLDERLIDRLGREIQPTPAGKILYKYARRILRLKEEAVQALAFYRGELAGDLTLGASTIPGTYILPSVIGRFKQRYPLTHISLKISGTADIAQAVIDGTCEIGLIGSRWRDGRLQFEQMFADELVLVVPPDHPWNETKRIPLQALYGEPFIDRQRGSGTRMVMTRILEEHGFEPSKLHVVAEMGTTEAVRQSVKAGIGVSILSRLAVSEDLRWGTLWEVGLENVRFQRPFYLVQRKLRRLSPIAEAFLEDLKASAAREQAC; the protein is encoded by the coding sequence ATGGACCTTCGACGACTGGAAGTCTTCTGCAAGGTGGTGGAATTGGGGAGCTTCACCAAGGCCGCCGACGCGGTGCTCCTTTCGCAGCCGACCATCAGCGAACACATCCGCACCCTGGAAGAAACCCTGGACGAAAGACTGATCGATCGCCTGGGCCGCGAAATCCAGCCCACCCCGGCGGGAAAGATCCTCTACAAGTACGCCCGCCGGATCCTCCGGCTCAAGGAAGAAGCCGTCCAAGCCCTCGCTTTCTATCGAGGCGAACTGGCCGGAGACCTCACCCTCGGGGCCAGCACCATACCCGGAACCTATATTCTGCCTTCCGTGATCGGAAGGTTCAAACAACGGTACCCGCTCACTCACATCAGCCTAAAAATATCGGGAACCGCCGACATTGCCCAAGCGGTCATCGATGGCACCTGCGAAATCGGCCTCATCGGATCCCGATGGCGGGACGGGCGGCTCCAGTTCGAACAGATGTTCGCCGATGAATTAGTCCTTGTGGTCCCCCCCGACCATCCCTGGAATGAAACCAAGCGGATTCCGCTCCAGGCCCTCTACGGAGAACCCTTCATCGACCGGCAACGCGGCTCCGGAACCCGCATGGTGATGACCCGCATCCTGGAAGAACACGGGTTTGAACCGTCGAAATTGCACGTGGTCGCGGAAATGGGGACGACGGAAGCCGTTCGCCAGAGCGTGAAGGCCGGAATCGGGGTCTCGATTCTGTCCCGCCTGGCTGTTTCCGAAGACCTGCGGTGGGGAACGCTTTGGGAAGTGGGGCTCGAAAACGTTCGGTTCCAGCGCCCGTTCTACCTGGTTCAAAGAAAGCTTCGCCGGCTTTCGCCCATCGCCGAAGCGTTCCTCGAAGACTTGAAAGCGTCGGCCGCAAGGGAACAGGCCTGCTAA
- a CDS encoding cyclodeaminase/cyclohydrolase family protein — MTQEFLHALAHDRPVPGGGAAAAHAAVVALALLQKIVRVETERPWLSPEAKGARADLLERTIALSRNLQALREGDGKTYLAWTEARRNGPGSEAAEAALLAAAASPRAIMETVYEAYEIVRQCAVFVRRHLIPDVLVAAEMLEAAFRGAAHIARANLDRLSGPKPGEALQQQQIHLDRLESRFEEIRRRTRFLTAGRISPPEQAGR; from the coding sequence ATGACCCAAGAATTTCTTCACGCACTGGCCCACGACCGTCCCGTACCCGGAGGCGGCGCCGCGGCCGCCCACGCCGCCGTGGTCGCACTGGCTCTGCTCCAAAAGATCGTCCGGGTGGAAACGGAACGCCCATGGCTGAGCCCCGAAGCAAAAGGAGCGCGAGCGGACCTGCTGGAACGCACCATCGCGCTTTCGCGCAACCTCCAAGCACTTCGCGAAGGCGACGGCAAAACCTACCTGGCGTGGACCGAAGCCCGCCGAAACGGGCCGGGCTCAGAAGCAGCCGAGGCGGCGCTTCTTGCGGCCGCGGCTTCCCCTCGAGCCATCATGGAAACCGTTTACGAAGCGTACGAGATCGTCCGTCAATGCGCCGTTTTCGTCCGCCGGCACCTCATCCCGGACGTGCTGGTTGCGGCGGAAATGCTGGAAGCTGCCTTCCGCGGCGCGGCTCACATCGCCCGCGCCAACCTGGATCGGCTTTCCGGCCCAAAACCCGGCGAAGCACTGCAGCAACAACAGATCCACCTGGATCGGCTGGAATCCCGTTTCGAAGAAATCCGGAGGCGCACCCGGTTCCTGACGGCAGGCCGAATTTCACCGCCCGAGCAGGCGGGGAGATGA
- a CDS encoding alpha/beta hydrolase gives MTLTKLLSSFGLAYVCYCGCLFLFQRHLIFPRRWIEAPQETPSTSEIEKLWVATSFGKVESWYLPRRANSKETPGPTVIFAHGNGELIDIWPDEFQKLAGRGFGVLLVEYPGYGRSEGQPSQGSITETLVAAYDRLVARPDVDPSKIVLFGRSLGGGAVCALAARRPSAAMVLMSAFTSLRPFARRYLAPSFLLRSPFDNLETVRRYTGPVLVVHGTKDSVVPYDHGVALHRAAKTGRLLSYESDHNDCPPDWDDFFEELERFLRESGVIETEIGVM, from the coding sequence TTGACTCTGACCAAGCTCCTTTCCTCTTTCGGATTGGCCTACGTCTGCTATTGCGGATGCCTGTTTTTGTTTCAGAGGCATCTGATTTTCCCCCGGAGGTGGATCGAGGCACCTCAGGAGACCCCCTCCACCTCCGAGATCGAGAAGCTGTGGGTCGCCACGTCCTTCGGCAAGGTGGAAAGTTGGTACCTGCCGCGCCGGGCAAATTCGAAAGAAACACCGGGACCCACCGTGATCTTCGCCCACGGCAACGGCGAACTCATCGACATCTGGCCCGACGAGTTTCAGAAACTCGCTGGCCGCGGCTTCGGTGTCCTCCTCGTGGAATACCCCGGTTACGGGCGTTCCGAGGGGCAGCCGTCGCAGGGAAGCATAACGGAAACCTTGGTCGCCGCCTACGACCGGCTCGTTGCACGCCCCGACGTGGACCCCTCGAAGATCGTGCTGTTCGGCCGGTCGCTGGGAGGCGGCGCCGTTTGCGCCCTCGCCGCCCGCCGGCCCTCGGCCGCCATGGTGCTCATGTCCGCCTTCACCAGCCTCCGGCCGTTCGCCCGGCGCTACCTGGCTCCGTCGTTTCTCTTGCGCAGTCCCTTCGACAACCTGGAAACGGTGCGGCGCTACACCGGCCCCGTCCTGGTGGTTCATGGCACCAAGGATTCGGTGGTCCCTTACGACCACGGGGTCGCGCTGCACCGGGCCGCCAAGACCGGCCGCCTGCTCTCCTACGAAAGCGACCACAACGACTGCCCGCCCGATTGGGACGACTTTTTCGAGGAACTGGAACGGTTTCTACGTGAATCGGGGGTGATTGAAACCGAAATCGGCGTCATGTGA
- a CDS encoding endonuclease/exonuclease/phosphatase family protein yields MRVMTFNLRFENDRDGSNSWVYRRDLVTEVIRKHRPSILGTQEGLWSMLLYLKERLPEYTLHAPDRVLDDTCQYPTLFFRMEEFEILEGGEFWLSKTPEVHRSLDWDSAFPRMLSYAALAHKGEGDRFWVGVTHLDHVGVAARLRQAEMLARWVKDRSGPVILMGDFNDAPDSPVHRVLTDPAVGLEDTWRILDRSENARSRTHHGFEGVPQKTRMDWILTTRHFRVTDAWIIHDHRGRLYPSDHFPYMVELSLEQPFLRKGSDERKHPRGDCTTQTVS; encoded by the coding sequence ATGCGCGTGATGACCTTCAACCTGCGATTTGAAAACGATCGAGACGGTTCCAACAGCTGGGTGTACCGCAGGGATCTGGTGACCGAGGTCATTCGAAAGCACCGCCCTTCCATTTTGGGGACCCAGGAGGGACTCTGGAGCATGCTCCTGTATCTGAAGGAGCGGCTGCCCGAGTACACGCTGCATGCGCCCGATCGGGTTTTGGACGACACGTGCCAGTATCCGACGCTCTTTTTCAGGATGGAGGAGTTCGAGATTCTGGAGGGTGGCGAATTTTGGCTTTCCAAGACGCCGGAAGTCCATCGAAGCCTGGACTGGGACAGCGCCTTTCCGAGGATGTTGAGCTATGCGGCATTGGCCCATAAAGGCGAGGGGGATCGTTTTTGGGTGGGCGTGACGCATCTGGATCATGTTGGGGTGGCGGCGCGTCTGCGGCAAGCCGAGATGCTCGCCCGATGGGTGAAGGATCGCTCCGGCCCGGTGATCCTCATGGGGGACTTCAACGATGCTCCGGATTCACCGGTTCACCGGGTGCTGACGGATCCTGCGGTGGGTTTGGAAGACACTTGGCGGATTCTGGATCGATCCGAGAACGCCCGGAGCCGAACGCATCACGGTTTCGAAGGGGTCCCGCAGAAAACCCGGATGGATTGGATCCTGACGACCCGCCATTTCCGCGTGACCGATGCTTGGATCATCCACGACCACAGGGGCCGCCTCTATCCCTCGGACCATTTTCCGTACATGGTGGAACTGAGTCTCGAGCAGCCCTTTTTGAGGAAAGGAAGCGATGAAAGAAAACATCCGCGTGGCGATTGTACAACCCAAACCGTATCCTGA
- a CDS encoding carbon-nitrogen hydrolase family protein, protein MKENIRVAIVQPKPYPEFHDPKNLGHALLMLEKCRGQSLDVICFPEYFPFQGEEELAQAARQLDAYIVAGLVEAESDRLYNTATLFDRKGRLLGRQRKRNVGVLERQGLGITPGDGEFRSFTTDFGKIGIPVCIDFWGQPEAGKQLADQGAEIVFNMSLFPVLRGHWKTGALVRAFDNFLPVVGVNTADYNAMIGGRRYHQHGGGSFMIQPPKMLDKTEFGRWFRSLDTVKDWIRLELDALEKVHFVDVNLSTVRRFRREFWNRFGFQRV, encoded by the coding sequence ATGAAAGAAAACATCCGCGTGGCGATTGTACAACCCAAACCGTATCCTGAATTCCATGATCCGAAAAACCTGGGCCATGCACTCCTGATGCTGGAAAAGTGCCGGGGGCAATCTCTGGACGTGATCTGTTTTCCGGAGTACTTCCCATTTCAAGGAGAGGAGGAACTGGCCCAGGCGGCCCGGCAGCTGGATGCTTACATTGTCGCCGGGCTGGTGGAAGCTGAAAGCGACCGGCTTTACAACACGGCCACCCTTTTCGACCGCAAAGGCCGACTACTGGGCCGGCAGCGCAAGCGGAACGTGGGGGTGCTCGAACGCCAAGGTCTCGGTATCACCCCCGGGGACGGCGAGTTTCGGTCTTTTACCACCGATTTCGGGAAGATCGGCATCCCGGTGTGCATCGATTTCTGGGGCCAGCCCGAAGCGGGGAAGCAGCTCGCGGATCAGGGGGCGGAAATCGTCTTCAACATGAGCCTCTTTCCAGTGCTTCGCGGGCATTGGAAAACCGGCGCCCTGGTTCGGGCCTTCGACAATTTCCTGCCCGTGGTGGGAGTCAACACGGCGGACTACAACGCCATGATCGGCGGGCGGCGTTACCATCAGCACGGGGGCGGGAGCTTCATGATCCAGCCGCCGAAGATGCTCGACAAGACGGAATTCGGGCGCTGGTTTCGGAGCCTCGATACCGTGAAGGATTGGATTCGATTGGAGCTGGACGCTCTGGAGAAGGTGCATTTCGTGGACGTGAACCTGAGCACGGTCCGCCGATTCCGTCGCGAGTTCTGGAACCGGTTCGGTTTTCAGCGGGTTTAG
- a CDS encoding molybdopterin biosynthesis protein: MERPRRKIYLSMKTLPEAGRLWKERTAELRTAGETVPVPEALGRVTAEPVTARLSVPHYHGAAMDGFAVRAEATFSASDVHPLRLQLGRDAFPVDTGDPLPPETDAVIMVEHVTPVGDDAVEIRAAVFPWQHVRKVGEDIVAGELLLPQQHALRPADLGALLASGVAAVPVFARPKVWIQPTGTELVSPEKAPEAKPGQIVEFNGTVLSAMVRECGGDPLLQPVIPDDFASLLAELKRAVVSDADVILLNAGSSAGSEDYTAALVDELGEVLVHGVAMMPGKPVVLGLIEGKPVVGVPGYPVSAILAFEQFVRPLLFSLQGVPAPSFPQVDAVLGRKLASRLGLEEFVRVILGRVAGRLIAMPLQRGAGVITSLTRADGILQIPQELEGVDVGETVSVRLLRSPDDLDHTLIMIGSHDNTVDVLANELKRRDSRIHLSSSNVGSLGGIMAVRRMQTHLAGSHLLDTQTGEYNFSYIERYLSGVPVRLVQLARRRQGLLVRKGNPKGVRGIEDLVRPDVRFINRQTGSGTRILFDYRLQQLGIEPEAIQGYDWDEYTHMAVAVNVLSGRADCGMAIHAAARAMELDFIPVTEERYDLLIPESCWADPKIALVLEIIASPRFREMVEAMGGYDIRESGRIMGIWDGQRWMERIF; the protein is encoded by the coding sequence GTGGAGCGACCGAGACGCAAGATTTACCTGAGCATGAAGACTCTTCCTGAAGCGGGACGCCTCTGGAAGGAAAGGACCGCCGAGCTCCGAACGGCCGGAGAAACCGTGCCGGTTCCCGAAGCGCTCGGACGGGTTACCGCCGAACCTGTGACCGCCCGGCTTTCGGTCCCTCATTATCACGGGGCCGCCATGGACGGGTTTGCGGTCCGTGCGGAGGCGACGTTTTCAGCCAGCGACGTCCACCCGTTGCGGCTGCAATTGGGCCGGGACGCCTTTCCCGTGGATACGGGGGATCCTCTGCCGCCGGAAACCGACGCCGTTATAATGGTGGAACACGTGACACCGGTAGGAGACGACGCGGTGGAAATCCGGGCGGCGGTTTTTCCATGGCAACACGTTCGAAAGGTGGGCGAAGACATCGTGGCGGGGGAACTGTTGCTTCCTCAGCAACACGCACTTCGGCCGGCGGACCTGGGAGCCTTGCTCGCCTCAGGTGTCGCCGCGGTGCCCGTTTTCGCACGCCCCAAGGTCTGGATTCAACCCACGGGCACCGAACTGGTGTCTCCGGAAAAGGCTCCCGAGGCGAAGCCGGGCCAGATCGTCGAGTTCAACGGGACCGTGCTTTCCGCCATGGTGCGCGAATGCGGCGGTGACCCTCTGCTCCAGCCCGTCATCCCCGACGATTTCGCGAGCCTTCTCGCTGAGCTCAAGCGGGCCGTGGTGTCCGATGCGGACGTCATCCTCTTGAATGCGGGGTCTTCGGCGGGAAGCGAAGACTACACGGCGGCACTGGTGGATGAACTGGGGGAGGTGCTGGTTCACGGCGTCGCCATGATGCCGGGCAAGCCCGTGGTGCTGGGGCTGATCGAAGGCAAGCCCGTGGTTGGGGTTCCGGGCTATCCCGTCTCGGCGATTCTTGCCTTCGAGCAGTTCGTACGCCCGCTTCTCTTTTCCTTGCAAGGCGTGCCGGCCCCGTCCTTCCCGCAGGTGGACGCCGTTCTCGGGCGGAAACTCGCCTCCCGGCTGGGGCTGGAGGAATTCGTCCGCGTCATCCTCGGCCGTGTGGCCGGGCGGCTCATCGCCATGCCTCTTCAGCGGGGTGCCGGCGTCATCACGTCGCTCACCCGTGCCGACGGGATACTTCAGATTCCACAGGAACTGGAAGGCGTCGACGTAGGGGAAACCGTATCGGTGCGACTCCTGCGTTCCCCCGATGACTTGGACCACACGCTCATCATGATCGGAAGTCACGACAACACGGTGGACGTCCTGGCGAACGAACTGAAAAGGCGCGACAGCCGCATCCACCTTTCTTCTAGCAATGTGGGGAGTCTGGGCGGGATCATGGCCGTCCGGCGGATGCAGACGCACCTTGCCGGTTCGCATCTGCTCGACACCCAGACCGGCGAATACAATTTTTCCTACATCGAACGCTACTTGTCAGGTGTTCCGGTGCGGCTGGTCCAGCTTGCACGACGCCGACAGGGACTGCTCGTCCGGAAAGGAAACCCCAAAGGCGTCCGCGGAATCGAGGATCTGGTCCGACCCGACGTGCGGTTCATCAACCGGCAGACGGGATCCGGTACGCGGATCCTTTTCGACTACCGGCTGCAACAGCTCGGGATCGAACCGGAGGCCATCCAGGGCTACGATTGGGACGAATACACGCACATGGCGGTGGCGGTGAACGTCCTGAGCGGCCGCGCCGACTGCGGCATGGCCATCCATGCGGCGGCGCGGGCCATGGAGCTTGATTTCATCCCGGTGACCGAAGAACGCTATGATCTCCTGATCCCCGAAAGCTGCTGGGCCGATCCCAAGATCGCCCTGGTGCTGGAGATCATCGCATCGCCCCGGTTTCGAGAAATGGTGGAAGCCATGGGAGGGTACGACATCAGGGAATCGGGGAGGATCATGGGAATATGGGACGGCCAAAGATGGATGGAGAGGATCTTCTGA
- the murJ gene encoding murein biosynthesis integral membrane protein MurJ codes for MSLWNRRQRMGSAALLMGGSVLLSRFMGLARDKVISYYFGATRESDIYFAAFVIPDFINYLLAGAYFSITLIPILAERFREDEKDGWRFFSAAVTWVGLAVSILTVAAFILAPELARLAAPGLDAEGHARLARFLRIIVPAQAAFLTGACFTAILYLRKQFFIPAVSPLVYNLVIISAGIWMRRRGMEGFCWGVLWGAFLGNFLLPVLAVRQGAGMTFIPRFRHPQLKRFFLLALPLMLGQSIVVLDEQLIRIFGSLAGTGAVSWLNYARRIMLVPVGVVAQAAGVASYPFLAELFARKDTVGFFNTLNTALRNTLVVLVPLTVWMMIVARPTVTLIFQQGSFTAHDAARTAAVLQIFLAVVFCWGFQQILGRGFYAMQDTVTPVVVGTLATLAAVPFYFFGSRWFHAHGVAVASAVSLGLYTLALALWWRHRFGSAVFKGLGTMLIKILAVSAAASLPALLPIRIASSLQDAHPYAASFGAIAGSGLLFGMAFLAAGRRFLPEMVAPLWERFVKRR; via the coding sequence ATGTCCCTTTGGAACCGGCGGCAGCGCATGGGATCCGCAGCTCTCCTCATGGGCGGAAGCGTTCTCCTTTCGCGATTCATGGGACTCGCCCGGGACAAGGTGATTTCTTACTATTTCGGCGCCACCCGCGAGTCGGACATCTACTTCGCGGCCTTCGTGATCCCGGATTTCATCAATTACCTGCTGGCCGGAGCCTATTTTTCCATCACGCTCATCCCCATCCTGGCCGAACGGTTCCGCGAAGACGAAAAAGACGGCTGGCGGTTCTTTTCCGCCGCCGTCACCTGGGTGGGACTGGCCGTAAGCATCCTCACGGTTGCGGCCTTCATCCTGGCTCCGGAACTGGCCCGCTTGGCGGCCCCGGGCTTGGACGCCGAAGGCCACGCACGGCTCGCCCGCTTTCTCCGCATCATCGTCCCGGCACAGGCGGCCTTTCTCACCGGAGCCTGCTTCACCGCGATCCTTTACCTGAGGAAACAATTCTTCATCCCGGCGGTGAGCCCTCTGGTCTATAATTTGGTGATCATTTCAGCCGGTATCTGGATGCGCCGCCGCGGCATGGAAGGGTTCTGCTGGGGCGTCCTGTGGGGGGCGTTTCTCGGGAACTTCCTTCTTCCGGTTCTGGCCGTCCGGCAGGGAGCCGGCATGACGTTCATTCCCCGATTCCGCCACCCGCAACTCAAGCGGTTTTTCCTTCTGGCCCTTCCGCTCATGCTGGGGCAGTCCATCGTGGTGCTGGACGAGCAGCTGATCCGCATCTTCGGCTCACTCGCCGGAACGGGAGCCGTCAGCTGGCTCAATTACGCCCGCCGGATCATGCTGGTCCCGGTGGGCGTGGTCGCCCAGGCGGCCGGCGTGGCCTCATATCCGTTCCTCGCCGAACTTTTCGCCAGGAAAGACACGGTCGGCTTCTTCAACACCCTCAACACGGCGCTTCGAAACACACTCGTCGTCCTGGTCCCCCTGACGGTCTGGATGATGATCGTCGCCCGCCCCACCGTCACGCTCATCTTCCAGCAAGGGTCTTTTACGGCTCACGACGCCGCCCGGACGGCCGCTGTCCTTCAGATCTTTCTCGCGGTGGTTTTCTGCTGGGGATTTCAGCAGATCCTGGGAAGAGGATTCTACGCCATGCAGGATACGGTGACGCCCGTGGTCGTGGGAACCCTGGCCACCCTGGCCGCCGTCCCCTTCTACTTCTTCGGAAGCCGCTGGTTCCATGCGCACGGAGTGGCCGTTGCCAGCGCCGTGTCCCTCGGACTCTATACCCTCGCCCTGGCCCTCTGGTGGCGGCACCGCTTTGGAAGCGCCGTGTTCAAGGGTCTCGGAACCATGCTCATCAAGATCCTCGCCGTGTCGGCCGCAGCCTCTCTTCCCGCCCTTCTTCCGATTCGAATCGCCTCATCCCTTCAGGACGCCCACCCATACGCGGCGTCTTTCGGCGCCATCGCGGGAAGCGGGCTGCTGTTCGGCATGGCGTTTCTTGCGGCCGGTCGGAGGTTCCTTCCGGAAATGGTCGCTCCCTTGTGGGAGCGGTTCGTGAAACGGCGGTGA
- a CDS encoding NAD-binding protein, with amino-acid sequence MKVIIVGAGEVGFHIVHRLASESKEVVVIDRNPEALKRFSELLDVPWLEGSGAHPKMPEEAEIRGPEFRRK; translated from the coding sequence GTGAAGGTCATCATTGTGGGGGCGGGGGAGGTCGGGTTCCATATCGTTCACCGGCTGGCCTCCGAAAGCAAGGAAGTGGTGGTCATCGACAGGAACCCGGAAGCCCTCAAGCGGTTCAGCGAATTGCTGGATGTGCCGTGGCTCGAAGGCTCAGGCGCCCATCCGAAGATGCCGGAGGAAGCCGAGATCCGCGGTCCCGAGTTCCGGCGGAAATGA
- a CDS encoding radical SAM protein: protein MKRAAEFAAAMDASGMFKNKGGFEEVRPGYLRLFRTGELERRAVALETILEACELCPRRCGVNRKAGRIGACGVGARPKIAAASIHPWEEPPLSGTRGSGTLFFSGCTLRCLFCQNYPISQLGVGRELTVEALAEEMFRLQCRGAHNLNLVTPTHQVPAFVRALCLAVPMGFRLPIVYNTSGYERVEILRLLDGIVDVYLPDIKYADPAVSLALSGRADYVEANRRALKVMAEQVGPLQLDRQGIAFRGLMVRHMVLPEGLAGTGDCLEFIRSQLGPQTWVSLLHQYFPAHKALNRPPLDRKVTEKEYSDALGILFSLGLPNGFVQEADGG, encoded by the coding sequence ATGAAGCGGGCGGCGGAGTTTGCGGCGGCCATGGACGCGAGCGGCATGTTCAAGAACAAAGGCGGTTTTGAAGAGGTTCGGCCGGGGTATCTGCGACTCTTCAGAACCGGCGAACTGGAACGGCGGGCGGTTGCACTCGAAACGATCCTCGAAGCCTGCGAGCTTTGCCCGCGCCGGTGCGGCGTGAACCGAAAGGCCGGTCGGATCGGGGCCTGCGGGGTCGGGGCGCGTCCGAAAATCGCGGCGGCGAGCATCCATCCCTGGGAAGAACCGCCCCTGTCGGGAACTCGCGGGTCGGGAACCCTGTTTTTCTCAGGATGCACCCTGCGGTGCCTCTTCTGCCAGAACTACCCCATCAGCCAGCTGGGTGTGGGGCGCGAACTGACGGTGGAAGCGCTCGCTGAAGAAATGTTCCGGCTGCAGTGCCGGGGCGCCCACAACCTCAATCTGGTTACGCCCACCCACCAGGTGCCCGCGTTCGTTCGAGCGCTCTGCCTGGCCGTTCCCATGGGGTTTCGGTTGCCGATCGTGTATAATACGAGCGGCTACGAACGGGTGGAAATCTTGAGACTTCTGGACGGGATCGTGGATGTGTATCTGCCGGACATCAAGTACGCGGATCCTGCGGTGAGCCTCGCCCTCTCGGGGCGCGCCGATTATGTGGAGGCGAACCGAAGGGCGCTGAAGGTCATGGCGGAGCAGGTGGGGCCCTTGCAGCTGGATCGCCAAGGCATCGCCTTCCGCGGGCTCATGGTCCGCCACATGGTACTCCCCGAAGGGCTCGCCGGGACGGGCGATTGCCTGGAATTCATCCGCTCGCAACTGGGTCCACAGACATGGGTGAGCCTCCTGCACCAATACTTTCCCGCTCACAAGGCGCTGAATCGGCCGCCGCTGGACCGAAAAGTCACCGAGAAAGAATACTCGGACGCCTTGGGAATCCTTTTTTCGCTGGGGTTGCCGAACGGCTTCGTGCAGGAAGCGGATGGCGGCTAG
- a CDS encoding FprA family A-type flavoprotein, whose product MHSAIPLTEKVFWVGVNDHETDLFEALWPLPYGISYNAYLIVDDRTVLVDAVKGHFLDEHVNRIREALPAGRSIDYLVVNHVEPDHTGALRILRELFPSIRVVGNKKTLELLAGFYGAGGDTHVVQDGDVLDLGTHRLTFHLTPMVHWPETMMTFEASTGILFSGDAFGGYGTVDRGLFDDEMDLAFFESETLRYYANIIGRYSQMVQKAIAKVGTLGIKILAPTHGAVWRTQPRVAVDWYDRWSRQETKSAAVVAYGSMYGNTQKMAERVARALVDAGIRTLVHNLSHSHASYVLRDIWTSRALVLASPTYNTGLFPTMDDLVRLLENKLIKDRLLGVVGSYGWTGGAAKALTAFAERSKWRIVEPVVEVRCAAGDQDLERCAQLGRNLAAAVRA is encoded by the coding sequence ATGCATTCGGCGATACCTTTGACTGAAAAGGTCTTTTGGGTAGGTGTGAACGACCACGAAACCGACCTCTTCGAAGCCCTCTGGCCTCTGCCCTACGGCATTTCCTACAACGCCTATCTCATCGTGGACGACCGAACCGTGCTGGTCGATGCCGTCAAGGGCCATTTCCTCGACGAACACGTCAACCGCATCCGTGAAGCCCTTCCTGCTGGCCGATCCATCGACTACCTGGTCGTCAATCACGTGGAACCGGACCACACAGGAGCTCTACGGATTCTGAGGGAGCTGTTTCCGAGCATTCGAGTGGTCGGAAACAAAAAGACCCTGGAACTCTTGGCCGGCTTTTACGGCGCCGGCGGAGACACCCATGTGGTGCAGGACGGCGATGTCTTGGATCTGGGAACGCATCGGCTCACCTTCCACCTCACGCCGATGGTTCATTGGCCCGAAACGATGATGACCTTCGAGGCTTCGACCGGCATCTTGTTCTCCGGAGACGCCTTCGGGGGCTATGGAACCGTCGATCGGGGGCTGTTCGACGACGAGATGGACCTCGCGTTTTTCGAAAGCGAGACATTGCGCTACTACGCGAACATAATCGGCCGTTACAGCCAGATGGTCCAGAAGGCCATCGCCAAAGTCGGAACCCTCGGCATCAAGATCCTCGCCCCTACTCACGGTGCGGTCTGGCGCACACAGCCCCGAGTCGCCGTGGACTGGTACGACCGTTGGAGCCGTCAGGAAACCAAATCTGCGGCGGTCGTGGCCTACGGCTCCATGTACGGAAACACCCAGAAGATGGCCGAACGCGTCGCCCGGGCTCTGGTGGACGCAGGCATTCGCACCCTGGTGCACAATCTTTCGCATTCCCATGCGTCCTACGTGCTTCGAGACATCTGGACAAGTCGCGCCCTGGTGCTGGCTTCACCCACCTACAACACCGGCCTTTTCCCCACCATGGACGACCTGGTCCGGCTGTTGGAAAACAAGCTCATCAAAGACCGACTGCTGGGCGTGGTGGGTTCGTACGGCTGGACGGGCGGCGCCGCAAAGGCACTCACCGCCTTCGCCGAAAGATCCAAGTGGCGGATAGTGGAACCGGTCGTGGAAGTCCGGTGTGCCGCGGGGGATCAGGATCTGGAGCGCTGCGCGCAGTTGGGAAGGAACCTGGCGGCCGCCGTCCGGGCGTGA
- the queC gene encoding 7-cyano-7-deazaguanine synthase QueC, with amino-acid sequence MQHQTSIPKAVVILSGGLDSSTCLAVAADQGFEPCALTFDYGQRHRVELEAARRVARSFGVSHHLVLELPLRKIGRSALTDNMEVPKDRSEIGGSTIPVTYVPARNTIFLSLALGWAEVLGAADIFIGVNALDYSGYPDCRPEYIRAFERMANLALKETVEGRLTIRIHTPLIHLSKAEIIRKGVALGVDYSLTLSCYDPDPEGRACGRCDSCRLRKRGFQEAGIPDPTPYVD; translated from the coding sequence ATGCAGCATCAAACATCCATCCCCAAGGCAGTGGTGATCCTTTCGGGGGGGCTGGATTCCAGCACATGCCTGGCCGTGGCCGCCGACCAAGGCTTCGAACCCTGCGCCCTCACCTTCGACTACGGCCAGCGGCATCGCGTGGAACTGGAAGCGGCCCGCAGGGTCGCCCGGTCCTTCGGTGTCAGCCATCATCTGGTGCTCGAACTTCCGCTTCGCAAAATCGGGCGCTCGGCGCTCACCGACAACATGGAAGTTCCCAAAGACCGGTCGGAAATCGGCGGCTCCACCATCCCGGTGACGTATGTCCCGGCCCGGAACACCATCTTTCTATCCCTGGCCCTGGGGTGGGCCGAAGTGCTGGGGGCGGCCGACATCTTCATCGGAGTGAACGCACTCGATTACTCGGGCTACCCCGACTGCCGGCCCGAATACATCCGAGCCTTCGAGCGGATGGCCAACCTGGCACTCAAGGAAACCGTCGAAGGGCGCCTCACCATCCGCATCCACACGCCGCTCATCCACCTCTCCAAAGCCGAAATCATCCGAAAAGGCGTCGCACTGGGTGTGGATTACAGCCTCACGCTGTCCTGTTACGACCCGGACCCCGAAGGACGTGCCTGCGGGCGCTGCGACAGTTGCCGCCTCCGGAAAAGGGGATTCCAGGAAGCCGGCATTCCAGATCCTACGCCCTATGTGGACTGA